In a single window of the Candidatus Krumholzibacteriia bacterium genome:
- the mltG gene encoding endolytic transglycosylase MltG, whose product MSTSKTHRPLLLLLLLLILDLLFAIWVSWALPSQDSVSEELVLIPEGWTSGEITDSLLARGVLRNDRLFRVALYLGGGRDLKAGRYLFRRPEAPGRVLSALKRGETERVWLRIPEGLWLKETAGVVASQLGLDSLSLHSRFLDTPPPVGDSGAGGSGMEGFLFPDTYAFEYPVREKTVVRRLRERSEEVIGELEKQYPERARELGRWNWVTLASIVEAETRLDTERERVAAVYLNRLRKGMKLEADPTIIYGLGRRLRRLYYKHLDIEGPYNTYQNPGLPLTPICNPGYRSLEAVLKADLSDPSLYFVARGDGSHLFSETYREHQSKVQDLRNGRIPHR is encoded by the coding sequence ATGAGTACTAGCAAGACGCACCGTCCCTTGCTTCTTCTTCTGCTTCTCCTGATTCTGGATCTTCTCTTTGCCATCTGGGTCTCCTGGGCTTTGCCCAGCCAGGATTCGGTGTCCGAGGAACTGGTTCTGATCCCCGAAGGCTGGACCTCCGGCGAAATCACCGACAGTCTGCTGGCCCGGGGCGTACTTCGCAATGACCGCCTCTTTCGTGTTGCGCTCTATCTGGGAGGGGGGCGCGACCTGAAGGCGGGGCGTTATCTCTTTCGGCGACCGGAAGCTCCCGGGCGTGTTCTTTCCGCCCTGAAAAGGGGCGAGACGGAGAGAGTCTGGCTACGCATTCCCGAGGGACTCTGGCTGAAGGAGACTGCGGGAGTGGTGGCCTCGCAACTGGGGCTGGACTCCCTCTCTCTGCATTCACGCTTTCTCGACACTCCGCCGCCGGTAGGGGATTCTGGGGCCGGGGGTTCCGGGATGGAGGGTTTTCTCTTCCCCGACACTTATGCCTTTGAGTATCCCGTGCGTGAAAAGACCGTAGTTCGCCGTCTCCGCGAGCGCAGCGAGGAGGTGATCGGGGAACTGGAGAAGCAATATCCGGAAAGAGCCCGGGAGCTGGGCCGATGGAACTGGGTGACTCTGGCCTCCATTGTAGAGGCGGAAACCCGTCTGGACACGGAGAGAGAGCGTGTGGCTGCCGTTTACCTGAACCGCTTGCGCAAGGGAATGAAGCTGGAGGCCGATCCCACGATCATCTATGGTCTCGGGCGTCGCCTGCGAAGACTCTATTATAAGCATCTTGACATAGAGGGCCCCTACAACACCTATCAGAACCCGGGCCTTCCCCTGACCCCCATCTGCAACCCCGGCTATCGAAGCCTGGAAGCAGTGCTGAAGGCTGACCTCAGTGACCCCAGCCTCTACTTTGTCGCCCGGGGAGATGGGAGCCACCTCTTTTCTGAGACCTATCGGGAACACCAGAGTAAGGTGCAGGATTTGCGAAATGGCAGGATTCCGCACAGATAG
- the ruvX gene encoding Holliday junction resolvase RuvX — MSESGGRVLAIDPGEVRVGLSISDSLRMTAQGLETFVRGRGSFLDHLETLIHDYAVDCIVLGYPLNMDGSAGESALKSESLRDLLVERFRLPVHLWDERLSSVEARKAFPPGSRKDWDQIAAALILQGYLDSIAGGSDEY, encoded by the coding sequence GTGAGTGAATCGGGCGGAAGGGTGCTGGCCATTGATCCCGGTGAGGTGAGAGTGGGCCTTTCAATTAGCGACTCTCTCCGCATGACTGCGCAGGGTCTGGAGACCTTTGTCCGGGGACGGGGTAGTTTCCTGGATCATCTCGAGACACTGATTCATGACTATGCGGTAGACTGTATTGTTCTGGGATACCCGCTCAATATGGATGGCAGTGCGGGAGAGAGTGCCCTCAAGTCCGAGAGCTTACGGGATCTGCTTGTGGAGCGATTCCGTCTTCCCGTGCACCTGTGGGATGAGCGTCTCAGCAGTGTCGAGGCTCGAAAGGCCTTTCCTCCCGGCAGCCGGAAAGACTGGGACCAGATTGCCGCAGCCCTGATTCTGCAGGGCTATCTGGACTCCATTGCCGGAGGCAGCGATGAGTACTAG
- a CDS encoding ATP-binding protein, whose amino-acid sequence MDRPGIVEGHISSDFSALDNLNQQLASLAGSLGWDDSLRDSLSIACIEALSNAIEHGNGFDPSRKIHYLIEADPRHFVFRIRDEGEGFDPADYLRELPEPEDGKIPERGRGLSIIHSLVDRVFGLHDDEGRFTLVLEKDLSGEVGRE is encoded by the coding sequence ATGGATCGCCCCGGCATTGTGGAAGGTCACATCTCCAGTGACTTTTCCGCACTGGACAATCTCAATCAGCAACTCGCGAGCCTTGCGGGATCGCTGGGCTGGGATGATTCCCTGCGGGACTCCCTGTCCATTGCCTGCATCGAAGCCTTGAGCAATGCCATCGAGCATGGAAACGGCTTTGACCCTTCCCGCAAGATTCACTACCTGATCGAAGCGGATCCCCGACACTTTGTCTTTCGCATCCGTGATGAAGGGGAAGGCTTTGATCCGGCGGATTACCTTCGCGAGCTCCCGGAGCCGGAGGACGGCAAGATCCCGGAAAGAGGACGGGGACTTTCGATCATCCACTCTCTGGTGGATCGGGTCTTCGGCTTGCATGATGATGAAGGGCGCTTCACGCTGGTACTGGAGAAAGATCTCTCCGGGGAGGTGGGGCGTGAGTGA
- a CDS encoding STAS domain-containing protein, giving the protein MNIKVREVASVTVLDISGNVMGGPDADTFHETVKDLLGQGRRKILVNLGKVQWINSTGLGILIAGYTSTRDAGGEFKLLNISDRIESIFMVTKLAGIFDSFEEEGEALASFGDS; this is encoded by the coding sequence ATGAATATCAAGGTACGGGAAGTAGCTTCGGTGACGGTACTGGACATCAGCGGAAATGTCATGGGCGGGCCGGATGCGGATACCTTCCATGAGACAGTAAAAGACCTGCTGGGGCAGGGCCGCAGAAAGATCCTCGTCAATCTGGGCAAGGTGCAGTGGATCAACAGTACGGGTCTGGGGATCCTCATTGCAGGTTATACTTCCACACGGGATGCCGGGGGAGAGTTCAAGCTCCTCAACATTTCCGACCGCATTGAGTCCATTTTCATGGTGACCAAGCTGGCCGGGATCTTCGATTCCTTCGAAGAAGAAGGGGAAGCCCTCGCAAGCTTCGGTGATTCCTGA
- a CDS encoding RluA family pseudouridine synthase — translation MSSGEECHRFRVSEGDEGSRLDHFLVRQVPDHSRSFLQALVRKGQVQLGGQSVKTGHLLKEGDEVILRIPAAVPPELQPEDLPLNLVYEDEDLVVVDKAAGMVVHPAAGHHEGTLVHALLHHIGDLSGIGGELRPGIVHRLDKDTSGLMLVAKNDRSHRALSEMIQNRTLQRSYLALVWGTLSVDKGEIRGNIGRDPLHRQKMAVLEEGGKEALTRYSCLNSFGSFSYLRLDLDTGRTHQIRVHLSRKGNPVLGDPLYGGRSAGKKSRKRSDVERSRRLLEMLDRQALHAFRLAFPHPGSGKELEFLSPLPEDIKAALNLLQEEKDKRKEIE, via the coding sequence ATGAGTTCCGGGGAAGAGTGTCACCGCTTTCGGGTTTCAGAAGGTGACGAGGGTTCCCGTCTGGATCATTTTCTTGTTCGCCAAGTTCCTGACCACAGCCGCTCCTTTCTTCAGGCACTGGTTCGAAAGGGCCAGGTGCAGCTTGGCGGGCAAAGCGTGAAAACAGGGCATCTGCTGAAAGAGGGCGACGAGGTGATATTGAGAATCCCAGCGGCCGTCCCTCCGGAACTTCAGCCGGAAGACCTTCCTCTCAATCTGGTCTACGAGGACGAAGACCTGGTGGTCGTCGACAAGGCCGCCGGCATGGTCGTCCATCCCGCCGCCGGGCACCACGAGGGCACGCTCGTTCATGCCCTCTTGCACCACATCGGGGATCTCTCGGGGATCGGAGGAGAACTTCGCCCCGGCATTGTTCACCGTCTGGACAAGGACACCAGCGGGCTGATGCTTGTTGCCAAAAACGATCGCTCGCATCGGGCGCTCTCGGAAATGATCCAGAACCGCACCCTCCAGCGGAGTTATCTTGCCCTGGTCTGGGGAACTCTATCCGTTGACAAGGGGGAGATCCGGGGGAACATCGGGCGGGATCCCCTGCACCGTCAGAAGATGGCGGTGCTGGAAGAAGGAGGCAAGGAGGCCCTGACCCGCTACTCTTGCTTGAACAGCTTCGGGTCTTTCAGTTATCTTCGTCTGGATCTTGACACGGGACGGACTCACCAGATTCGGGTTCATTTGTCCCGGAAGGGGAATCCGGTTCTTGGAGATCCTCTCTACGGAGGGAGGAGCGCCGGAAAGAAAAGTCGCAAGCGCAGCGATGTGGAGCGATCCCGTCGCCTGCTGGAGATGCTGGATCGTCAGGCTCTCCATGCCTTTCGACTGGCCTTTCCCCATCCAGGGAGCGGGAAGGAACTGGAGTTTCTCTCTCCCCTTCCCGAGGATATCAAGGCCGCACTGAATCTTCTCCAGGAGGAGAAAGACAAGCGTAAGGAGATCGAATGA
- the lspA gene encoding signal peptidase II gives MKSAKLNSPWPFFFSVVLAVLFLDLASKQLALDGRWAGPVIPGFLDFTLVTNPGAAFGLFSGARFLFVMIKLLAIGVILYLVASKDRRKPGIPVFPLALILGGAAGNLIDRFRGNGEVIDFIDFSIAGHHWYVFNIADSFISIGAALVALHLLFQPGETRAGRLAE, from the coding sequence TTGAAATCAGCAAAGCTTAATTCTCCCTGGCCCTTCTTTTTCTCGGTGGTTCTTGCGGTCCTCTTTCTCGACCTGGCCAGCAAGCAGCTGGCTCTGGACGGGCGTTGGGCGGGCCCTGTGATTCCCGGGTTTCTGGACTTCACCCTGGTGACCAATCCCGGAGCTGCCTTCGGACTGTTCTCGGGAGCCCGCTTTCTTTTTGTCATGATCAAGCTTCTTGCCATTGGGGTCATACTCTATCTGGTTGCCAGCAAGGACAGACGCAAACCGGGAATCCCCGTATTCCCTCTGGCCCTGATCCTGGGCGGAGCGGCCGGCAACCTGATTGACCGATTCCGGGGGAACGGGGAGGTCATCGACTTCATCGACTTCAGCATTGCCGGTCATCACTGGTATGTTTTCAATATTGCCGATTCCTTCATCAGCATCGGGGCCGCTCTTGTCGCCTTGCACCTTCTCTTTCAGCCCGGGGAAACGCGGGCAGGCAGGCTCGCGGAATGA
- the ileS gene encoding isoleucine--tRNA ligase has translation MSESQSRFPSLSIYANPVEMEKSIMEGWERNRIFEKTQDLDASVPPFVFFEGPPTANGSPGVHHILARLAKDSICRYKSMDGYRVQRKAGWDTHGLPVELEVQKQLGLSDKRSIEEYGVAEFNRQCRKSVFSYEKEWREMTRRIGYWVNLDDAYITLTNDYVESVWHILQRFWDEGLIYEGYKVMPYNPRLGTVYSSHEVAQGYADVEDPTVTVRFRLLDEEKTSLLVWTTTPWTLLSNVAAAVNPNLDYVKVSCEDEILILAEARLAEMGDREYEVLERLKGSDLLGLRYQRLYDYAPVEEGKDCALVVEADFVSSEDGTGIVHMAPAYGADDYEIGRKKNLAFVAMVGADGKVDASCEPFAGMDFKEADPHIIRDLKTRGLLFNRDRVTHSYPHCWRDKGPLMYFAQPAWFIETTKLKDRFLAANDKVTWYPEEVGRHRFGNWLEGNVDWALSRDRFWGTPLPIWRTESGKLHCVGSIEELRSLAVDCPEEVDLHKPFVDDLELRHPETGEAMKRVPDVIDAWFDSGSMPFAQWHWPFENQDVFEDQFPADFICEGIDQSRGWFYTLLAISVFLKDSAPFKRVLVNELVLDAKGKKMSKSLGNRVDPWEILDREGGDAIRAYMAMSSPLWQPLKFDKAGPREMNSKFLGTLRNTYGFLSLYANLDGWEPGQVEAEYTLLDRWIRSRYETLVARTREHLDAYDITRALKGISYFVQEELSNWYVRRNRRRFWKGEMNADKAAAYETLSTVLEGVCLLSAPMIPFLSEAIWRSLSGKTGDSVHLQSYPKPRTELVDEKLEESMETLLSLVGLGRALRNESGHRIRQPLREFRVQGSSSLDSVLGVPELREQILDELNLKSIERMSEDAGLLRIKVKPRFKALGPRLGSSMKEAASKLASLEAPEADKAWEEGTLTLELSGRPFRMERDDLDFAVEAEGDWIGGMEGRILGALSTDLDEELLLEGHFRELVNRVQNLRKSSGMEVSDRIQLAWEGGDLTRRCLSVWGDRLCSETLALGLKEGCGGLDSQETHELSGEEIKIEISKA, from the coding sequence ATGAGCGAATCCCAATCCCGGTTTCCCTCGCTGAGCATTTACGCCAACCCGGTGGAGATGGAGAAGTCCATCATGGAAGGCTGGGAGCGGAACCGGATTTTTGAGAAGACCCAGGATCTGGATGCTTCCGTGCCTCCCTTCGTTTTCTTCGAGGGACCGCCGACCGCAAACGGAAGTCCCGGAGTTCACCATATCCTGGCCCGTCTGGCCAAGGACAGCATCTGCCGCTACAAGTCCATGGACGGCTACCGCGTGCAACGCAAGGCCGGTTGGGATACGCACGGACTGCCCGTAGAACTGGAGGTGCAGAAGCAGTTGGGACTGTCCGACAAGCGTTCCATTGAGGAGTACGGAGTTGCCGAGTTCAATCGGCAGTGCCGGAAGAGCGTCTTCTCCTATGAGAAGGAGTGGCGCGAGATGACCCGTCGCATCGGCTACTGGGTGAATCTCGACGATGCCTATATCACGCTGACCAATGACTATGTGGAGTCGGTTTGGCACATTCTTCAGCGTTTCTGGGATGAGGGCCTGATCTACGAGGGCTACAAGGTCATGCCCTACAATCCCCGTCTGGGAACCGTGTACTCAAGCCATGAGGTTGCCCAGGGCTATGCCGATGTCGAGGATCCGACCGTCACGGTTCGCTTTCGCTTGCTCGATGAAGAGAAGACGAGCCTGCTTGTCTGGACGACCACTCCCTGGACCCTTCTTTCCAATGTGGCCGCGGCCGTCAATCCGAATCTCGACTATGTGAAAGTGTCCTGCGAGGATGAAATCCTGATTCTGGCCGAAGCTCGTCTGGCTGAAATGGGAGATCGGGAATACGAGGTTCTTGAGCGCTTGAAAGGCTCGGACCTTCTGGGGCTTCGCTACCAGCGGCTCTACGACTATGCGCCGGTGGAGGAGGGCAAGGATTGCGCTCTGGTGGTGGAGGCAGATTTTGTAAGCTCGGAAGATGGAACCGGGATCGTGCACATGGCACCGGCCTATGGCGCGGATGACTACGAAATCGGCCGGAAGAAGAACCTGGCCTTTGTCGCCATGGTGGGCGCAGACGGCAAGGTGGATGCCTCCTGCGAGCCTTTTGCGGGCATGGACTTCAAGGAAGCGGATCCCCACATCATCAGGGATTTGAAGACGCGGGGACTTCTCTTCAACCGGGACAGGGTGACACACAGCTATCCCCACTGCTGGCGTGACAAAGGGCCGCTGATGTATTTCGCCCAGCCGGCCTGGTTCATCGAGACGACAAAGCTGAAGGATCGCTTCCTGGCCGCCAATGATAAGGTGACCTGGTATCCCGAGGAAGTCGGTCGCCACCGTTTCGGGAACTGGCTGGAAGGGAACGTCGACTGGGCCCTGAGCCGCGATCGCTTCTGGGGGACGCCGCTTCCAATCTGGAGAACGGAGAGCGGCAAACTGCATTGTGTGGGCAGTATCGAGGAACTGAGAAGTCTGGCCGTCGATTGTCCCGAGGAAGTAGACCTACACAAACCATTCGTCGATGATCTGGAACTGCGTCATCCTGAGACCGGGGAAGCCATGAAGCGGGTTCCCGATGTCATTGATGCCTGGTTCGACTCCGGTTCCATGCCCTTTGCCCAGTGGCACTGGCCCTTTGAAAACCAGGATGTTTTTGAAGACCAGTTTCCTGCGGACTTTATCTGCGAAGGCATCGACCAGAGTCGCGGCTGGTTCTACACTCTGCTGGCCATCTCGGTCTTCCTCAAGGATTCTGCTCCTTTCAAAAGAGTGCTGGTCAATGAGCTTGTGCTTGATGCCAAGGGCAAGAAGATGAGCAAGTCCCTGGGCAATCGGGTGGATCCCTGGGAGATTCTGGATCGTGAGGGCGGCGATGCGATCCGTGCCTATATGGCCATGTCCAGCCCCCTGTGGCAGCCCCTGAAGTTTGACAAGGCCGGCCCCCGGGAGATGAACAGCAAGTTCCTGGGGACTCTTCGCAATACCTATGGCTTCCTCTCTCTTTACGCAAACCTGGATGGCTGGGAGCCCGGGCAGGTGGAAGCGGAATACACCTTGCTCGACCGCTGGATTCGTTCCCGCTACGAAACTCTTGTGGCTCGAACAAGAGAGCATCTGGATGCCTATGACATCACTCGCGCGCTGAAGGGCATCAGCTACTTTGTGCAAGAGGAATTGAGCAACTGGTATGTCCGCAGAAACCGTCGCCGCTTCTGGAAGGGCGAGATGAATGCGGACAAGGCGGCTGCCTACGAAACTCTCTCAACGGTTCTTGAAGGAGTCTGTCTCCTTTCGGCACCCATGATTCCCTTCCTCAGTGAGGCGATCTGGCGCTCGTTGAGCGGCAAGACCGGGGACAGTGTCCACCTGCAGTCCTATCCCAAGCCCCGAACGGAGCTCGTGGACGAGAAGCTGGAGGAATCCATGGAGACTCTTCTCAGTCTGGTGGGTCTCGGTCGCGCACTGCGCAATGAAAGCGGGCATCGCATTCGCCAGCCGCTTCGCGAGTTCCGGGTGCAGGGTTCTTCATCTCTGGATTCCGTTCTCGGGGTTCCCGAACTTCGGGAGCAGATTCTGGATGAGCTCAATCTCAAGTCCATCGAGAGGATGTCGGAGGATGCGGGCTTGCTCCGAATCAAGGTAAAGCCCCGCTTCAAGGCGCTGGGCCCCCGGCTGGGTTCCTCCATGAAAGAAGCAGCCTCGAAACTGGCGAGTCTGGAGGCCCCGGAGGCCGATAAGGCCTGGGAGGAGGGCACCCTGACGCTGGAACTCTCCGGGCGTCCCTTCCGTATGGAGAGGGATGATCTCGACTTTGCCGTGGAGGCCGAAGGCGACTGGATCGGTGGAATGGAAGGACGGATCCTGGGAGCCCTCTCCACGGATCTCGATGAGGAACTTCTCCTCGAAGGTCATTTCCGGGAACTGGTCAACCGGGTACAGAACCTCCGCAAGAGTTCCGGGATGGAAGTTTCCGACCGGATTCAGCTTGCATGGGAAGGGGGAGATCTTACCCGGCGCTGTCTGTCGGTCTGGGGAGATCGACTTTGTAGCGAGACCCTGGCCCTGGGTCTGAAGGAAGGCTGCGGGGGGCTGGATTCCCAGGAGACTCATGAATTATCCGGTGAGGAGATCAAGATTGAAATCAGCAAAGCTTAA